One region of Mycolicibacterium insubricum genomic DNA includes:
- a CDS encoding TetR/AcrR family transcriptional regulator produces the protein MPQGSSTGKRPTGAKPATRRPPGEARKLLLGAARELFGRRDYRAVTTREVAEAAGVAEYLLFRHFGAKAGLFREALVLPFTDFIDEFGATWAAVVPEETDEKELARQFVGRLYDVLVDHKGLLLTLVAADGLGDEELESTGITDIRRSLSLLGRISGEGMSLRGIRSDQTDLPAHSVVATIVGMVALRSTFFGDQPPPREAMVDELVAATLHGFLHRQD, from the coding sequence GTGCCCCAGGGAAGTTCGACCGGGAAGCGGCCCACCGGCGCCAAGCCGGCGACCCGCCGGCCGCCCGGCGAGGCACGCAAACTGCTGCTCGGCGCGGCCCGTGAGCTGTTCGGCCGCCGCGACTACCGAGCGGTCACCACCCGCGAGGTCGCCGAAGCCGCCGGGGTCGCCGAGTACCTGCTGTTCCGGCACTTCGGTGCCAAGGCGGGGCTGTTCCGGGAAGCGCTGGTGCTGCCGTTCACCGATTTCATCGACGAGTTCGGCGCCACCTGGGCCGCGGTGGTCCCCGAGGAAACCGACGAAAAGGAGCTGGCCCGCCAGTTCGTCGGTCGTCTCTACGACGTGCTCGTCGACCACAAGGGCCTGCTGCTCACCCTGGTCGCAGCCGACGGGCTCGGCGACGAGGAGTTGGAGAGCACCGGCATCACCGACATCCGCCGGTCCCTGAGCCTGCTCGGCCGGATCAGCGGCGAGGGCATGAGCTTGCGCGGAATACGTTCCGACCAAACGGATCTGCCCGCCCATTCGGTGGTGGCGACGATCGTCGGGATGGTCGCCCTGCGGTCCACCTTCTTCGGCGACCAGCCCCCACCGCGGGAGGCCATGGTCGACGAGCTGGTGGCGGCCACCCTGCACGGCTTCCTGCACCGGCAGGACTGA
- a CDS encoding spirocyclase AveC family protein produces the protein MNVSTQFLVTSGVAWAYISGVVFLSIGIYLSYRRGRLHPLLLLSISAISFSWIEAPYDWAMYAQFPPELPRMPSWWPLNMTWGGLPSSVPIGYIGYFVLPAVIGAALGRRAARRFGWRRPQTLLAVGFTVGFCWAFVFNAMIGARLGLFHYGYVIPGLAIAEGTTHQYPIYDSVAMGVQMMTFTYLLGRTDEQGRNVIDMLADRLSKTRLQSALISIASVIVIGNVLYLAVFAPHLLAKEKGWATVGPTEQYYPGVPNQPR, from the coding sequence GTGAACGTCAGCACGCAGTTCCTGGTCACCTCCGGTGTGGCCTGGGCGTACATCAGCGGTGTGGTGTTCCTGTCCATCGGGATCTACCTGAGTTACCGGCGCGGCCGCCTGCATCCCCTGCTGCTGCTGTCCATCTCGGCGATCTCCTTCTCCTGGATCGAGGCGCCCTACGACTGGGCGATGTACGCCCAGTTCCCGCCGGAACTGCCGCGCATGCCGTCGTGGTGGCCGCTGAACATGACCTGGGGAGGGCTGCCCTCGTCCGTCCCGATCGGCTACATCGGTTACTTCGTGCTGCCGGCCGTGATCGGCGCGGCACTCGGCCGCCGAGCAGCCCGCCGTTTCGGGTGGCGACGACCGCAGACCCTGCTGGCCGTCGGGTTCACCGTCGGCTTCTGCTGGGCGTTCGTCTTCAACGCGATGATCGGCGCCCGGCTGGGACTGTTCCACTACGGCTACGTGATCCCCGGACTGGCGATCGCGGAAGGAACGACACACCAGTACCCGATCTACGACTCCGTCGCCATGGGCGTGCAGATGATGACGTTCACCTACCTGCTCGGACGCACCGATGAGCAGGGCCGCAACGTGATCGACATGCTGGCCGACCGGCTGTCGAAGACCCGGCTGCAGTCGGCGCTGATCTCGATCGCCTCGGTCATCGTCATCGGAAACGTCCTCTACCTGGCGGTGTTTGCACCGCATCTGCTGGCTAAGGAGAAGGGCTGGGCCACGGTCGGGCCCACCGAGCAGTACTATCCCGGCGTCCCCAACCAGCCCCGGTGA
- a CDS encoding cytochrome P450: MRAEAPLYYNEKYNFYALSRYDDVATALPDWHTYRSGHGTTADILFSGLEVPPGILLWEDPPMHDLHRRLLSRVFTPRRMLAVEGLVRELCVRALDPLRDADGFDFVADLGAIMPMRTIGYLLGIPEGEQEHIRATTDEKIAVGEAGGDVSAAIFVESLALFADYIDWRATHPSDDLMTDLLGAEIEEPDGTRRRLDRTEVLAYTAMIAGAGGETTARLIGFLGELLGGHPDQRRELVDAPSLIPSAVEEALRYEPPSPVQGRYVADDVQLYGRTVAEGSYMLLLNGSANRDESKYENPDRFDIHRQGGHLSFGQGIHFCLGAALARMEARVAVEEVLKRWTDWQVDYDNAARARTSSVRGWSRLPVKTG; this comes from the coding sequence ATGCGGGCCGAGGCGCCGCTGTACTACAACGAGAAGTACAACTTCTACGCACTGAGCCGCTACGACGACGTCGCGACCGCGTTGCCGGACTGGCACACCTACCGTTCGGGACACGGCACCACCGCCGACATCCTGTTCAGCGGACTGGAGGTGCCGCCGGGAATCCTGCTCTGGGAGGACCCGCCGATGCACGATCTGCACCGACGGCTGCTGTCGCGGGTCTTCACCCCGCGGCGGATGCTCGCCGTCGAGGGCCTGGTCCGCGAATTGTGCGTTCGCGCACTGGATCCGCTGCGCGACGCCGACGGGTTTGACTTCGTCGCCGACCTCGGGGCGATCATGCCGATGCGCACCATCGGCTATCTCCTGGGTATCCCCGAGGGAGAACAGGAACACATCCGGGCCACCACCGACGAGAAGATCGCGGTCGGGGAGGCCGGGGGTGACGTCAGCGCAGCGATCTTCGTCGAGTCCCTCGCGCTGTTCGCCGACTACATCGACTGGCGGGCCACCCACCCCTCCGACGACCTGATGACCGACCTCTTGGGCGCCGAAATCGAGGAACCCGATGGCACCCGCCGACGGCTGGACCGTACCGAAGTACTCGCCTACACCGCGATGATCGCCGGGGCGGGCGGTGAAACCACCGCCCGGCTCATCGGATTCCTGGGGGAGCTCCTCGGCGGCCACCCCGACCAGCGACGCGAACTCGTCGACGCCCCGTCGCTGATCCCCTCGGCCGTCGAAGAGGCACTGCGCTACGAGCCCCCGTCACCGGTGCAGGGGCGCTACGTCGCCGACGATGTGCAGCTGTACGGACGGACTGTCGCGGAGGGGTCCTACATGTTGCTGCTCAACGGATCCGCCAACCGCGACGAATCCAAGTACGAAAACCCCGACCGCTTCGACATCCACCGTCAAGGCGGTCATCTGAGCTTCGGCCAGGGTATCCACTTCTGCCTGGGTGCGGCGCTGGCCCGGATGGAGGCGCGCGTCGCAGTGGAAGAGGTGCTCAAGCGCTGGACTGACTGGCAGGTCGACTACGACAACGCCGCCCGGGCACGGACCTCCAGCGTGCGGGGCTGGTCCCGACTACCGGTGAAAACCGGCTAA
- a CDS encoding serine hydrolase, whose translation MTAMDNDGRIRVPADLDEVSTLGAESAGPGDRAAVERIWDSVRDWYRGGMHPAIQVCLRRDGEVILNRSIGHGWGNGPSDDPDAEKVLSTPDTPFCVYSAAKFVAGTVVHMLVEQGYFSLDDLVTDYLPHYGRHGKGRTTIRHVLTHSAGVPFFFGPRPDVKRVGDSEYTREQLAAMRPLYPPGLLHMYHGLTWGPLIREIVAAATGRSIRDITATEILDPLGFRWTNFGVSDDDVALVAPSYATGKPLPAPMAAAFRKAIGGTLYETIPLTNTPLFLTSVVPSSTTVSNAAELSRFAEVLRRGGELEGVRVIGAQTLAAAVAPSRRLRPDMATGGKPMAWGTGYMLGDKRFGPFGRDTAAAFGHTGLVDIAVWVDPARRLSAAIVSSGKPGSNPEPKLYPAVLNSISAELAPIR comes from the coding sequence CTGACCGCCATGGACAACGACGGGCGGATCCGGGTTCCCGCGGACCTCGACGAGGTGAGCACCCTCGGCGCCGAGAGCGCCGGACCCGGCGACCGCGCCGCCGTCGAGCGGATCTGGGATTCGGTGCGCGATTGGTACCGCGGCGGCATGCACCCGGCGATCCAGGTGTGTCTGCGCCGCGACGGCGAGGTGATCCTGAACCGGTCGATCGGGCACGGCTGGGGCAACGGCCCGTCCGACGACCCCGATGCCGAAAAGGTCCTGTCCACCCCCGACACCCCATTCTGCGTGTATTCGGCGGCTAAGTTCGTCGCCGGCACAGTCGTGCACATGCTGGTCGAGCAGGGCTACTTCTCCCTCGACGACCTGGTCACCGACTATCTGCCGCACTACGGCCGCCACGGCAAGGGCCGCACCACCATCCGTCACGTGCTGACCCACAGCGCCGGGGTGCCGTTCTTCTTCGGTCCCCGCCCGGATGTGAAACGGGTCGGCGACAGCGAGTACACCCGCGAGCAGCTCGCCGCGATGCGGCCGTTGTATCCGCCGGGCCTGCTGCACATGTACCACGGGTTGACCTGGGGGCCGCTGATCCGGGAGATCGTGGCCGCCGCCACCGGTCGCAGCATCCGCGACATCACCGCCACCGAGATTCTCGACCCGCTGGGTTTCCGGTGGACCAACTTCGGCGTCTCCGACGACGACGTCGCGCTGGTGGCGCCGAGCTACGCGACCGGAAAGCCGCTGCCCGCGCCGATGGCGGCCGCGTTCCGCAAGGCCATCGGCGGCACCCTGTACGAGACGATCCCGCTGACCAACACGCCGTTGTTCCTGACCAGCGTCGTCCCGTCGTCGACGACGGTGTCCAACGCCGCCGAGCTGTCCCGGTTCGCCGAGGTGCTGCGCCGCGGCGGTGAGCTCGAAGGCGTCCGGGTGATCGGTGCGCAGACCCTGGCCGCTGCCGTCGCGCCGAGCCGGCGACTGCGCCCGGATATGGCCACCGGCGGGAAACCGATGGCCTGGGGCACCGGGTACATGTTGGGCGACAAGCGTTTCGGTCCGTTTGGCCGGGATACCGCCGCCGCGTTCGGGCACACCGGCCTGGTCGACATCGCGGTGTGGGTTGATCCGGCGCGCCGGCTGTCGGCGGCGATCGTGAGCAGCGGAAAGCCCGGAAGCAATCCGGAGCCGAAGCTCTATCCCGCGGTATTGAACTCGATTTCGGCCGAGTTGGCCCCGATTCGTTAG